A stretch of the Streptococcus himalayensis genome encodes the following:
- a CDS encoding Cof-type HAD-IIB family hydrolase: protein MIQLIALDMDGTLLDEAKEIPQANIDAIHQALEKGVKLVLCTGRPLIGVKPYFEKLGLDSENEYVIVNNGCSTHQTSDWSLVDFEALTADDIRYLASLTKDRAVQFTLFDEEHYFVVDEKPSEIVRQDASLVFTQPTEISLAEATSGKHTLFEGMFLAEKEILDQFEKDYATILAGRFNGVRSQPTIYETLPKATSKASALARLAANLQIEPATIMALGDANNDIEMLEFAGLGIAMGNASDTVKSIADAVTGSNEENGVATAIQRYILKENL from the coding sequence ATGATTCAATTGATTGCCCTTGATATGGATGGAACTCTCCTCGATGAGGCAAAGGAAATTCCTCAAGCGAATATCGACGCTATCCATCAAGCCTTAGAAAAAGGCGTAAAACTGGTGCTCTGCACAGGTCGCCCTTTAATTGGTGTCAAGCCCTACTTTGAAAAGCTAGGTCTTGATTCAGAAAACGAGTATGTGATTGTCAATAACGGCTGTTCCACACACCAGACCAGTGACTGGAGTCTGGTTGATTTTGAAGCACTGACTGCTGACGACATCCGCTATTTAGCCAGCCTTACAAAAGATAGAGCTGTTCAATTTACCCTATTTGATGAAGAGCATTATTTTGTTGTAGATGAGAAACCCAGCGAGATTGTCAGGCAAGATGCTAGTCTTGTTTTCACACAACCAACAGAAATTTCTCTCGCTGAAGCTACTTCTGGTAAACACACCCTATTTGAAGGCATGTTTTTGGCTGAAAAAGAAATACTTGACCAGTTTGAAAAGGACTATGCCACCATACTTGCTGGACGATTTAATGGTGTACGTTCGCAACCCACTATCTACGAAACCTTGCCTAAAGCCACCAGCAAAGCCTCTGCTCTCGCCCGTCTGGCTGCCAATTTACAGATCGAACCTGCAACTATCATGGCCTTGGGCGATGCCAATAACGACATCGAAATGCTCGAATTCGCAGGACTGGGCATTGCCATGGGAAATGCCAGTGACACTGTCAAATCCATCGCTGACGCAGTCACAGGCAGCAACGAAGAAAACGGAGTAGCAACTGCTATTCAACGCTACATTTTAAAGGAGAACCTATGA
- a CDS encoding HD domain-containing protein, with amino-acid sequence MNEKVFRDPVHNYVHVEHPIIYELINSKEFQRLRRIKQLGTSGYTFHGGEHSRFSHCLGAYEIARRIVSIFEEKYPEAWNSKESLLTMTAALLHDVGHGAYSHTFERLFDTDHEEMTRQIMTQEETEINRILAQVSPDFPDKVASVINHTYPNKQVVQLISSQIDVDRMDYLLRDSYFTGANYGQFDLTRILRVIRPVPNGIAFQKNGMHAVEDYVLSRYQMYMQVYFHPASRAMEVLLQKLLQRAKALYTINKDFFVRSSPHLIPFFEKSMSLSDYLALDDGVMNTYFQNWMTSSDKILSDLAQRFINRKVLKSIVFSEKNEPHLHILRKLVNQVGFEADYYTAIHRNFDLPYDVYHPNSDKPRTQIEILQTDGELAELSSLSPLVKSLAGTKHGDNRFYFPKEMLSQTGLFRDIHTQFLSYIYNETFIYGE; translated from the coding sequence ATGAATGAAAAAGTGTTTCGCGATCCAGTCCACAATTACGTCCATGTGGAACATCCTATTATTTATGAACTCATCAATTCCAAGGAATTTCAGCGACTTCGTCGGATTAAACAGCTAGGAACGTCAGGTTATACCTTTCACGGCGGAGAACATAGTCGCTTTTCCCATTGCTTAGGGGCTTACGAAATTGCACGACGTATTGTGTCCATTTTTGAAGAAAAATATCCAGAAGCTTGGAATTCAAAAGAAAGTCTTTTGACCATGACTGCAGCTCTCCTTCACGATGTGGGGCACGGTGCCTATTCCCATACTTTTGAGCGGCTCTTTGATACAGATCACGAGGAAATGACTCGGCAAATCATGACCCAAGAAGAAACCGAAATCAATCGCATTCTTGCCCAAGTTTCCCCTGACTTTCCAGACAAGGTCGCCAGTGTCATCAACCACACTTATCCCAATAAACAGGTCGTACAGCTGATTTCAAGCCAAATTGATGTCGATCGGATGGACTATCTGCTACGCGATTCCTATTTTACAGGAGCCAATTACGGTCAGTTTGACTTGACGCGAATTCTTAGGGTCATTCGACCCGTTCCAAACGGGATTGCCTTTCAGAAAAATGGGATGCATGCGGTGGAAGACTATGTCCTCAGTCGTTATCAGATGTATATGCAGGTCTACTTTCATCCAGCCAGTCGTGCCATGGAAGTGCTCCTTCAAAAACTCTTGCAGCGAGCGAAAGCACTATACACTATAAACAAGGACTTTTTTGTGCGATCCTCTCCTCATTTGATTCCTTTTTTTGAAAAAAGCATGAGTCTATCAGATTACCTAGCTCTAGATGATGGCGTAATGAATACTTATTTCCAAAACTGGATGACTAGCTCGGATAAAATCCTCTCGGATCTCGCCCAACGCTTTATCAATCGTAAGGTGTTAAAGTCTATCGTTTTCTCAGAAAAGAATGAACCTCATCTCCATATCCTACGCAAGCTTGTCAATCAAGTCGGATTTGAGGCAGACTACTATACCGCTATTCATCGAAATTTTGATTTGCCCTATGATGTCTATCATCCAAATAGCGACAAACCTCGTACTCAGATTGAGATTTTGCAAACAGATGGAGAATTAGCTGAACTCTCTAGTCTATCTCCGCTTGTCAAATCCCTAGCTGGCACAAAGCATGGAGACAATCGGTTTTATTTCCCCAAAGAAATGCTGAGCCAAACAGGACTTTTTCGCGACATTCACACGCAATTCCTATCTTACATTTACAACGAAACTTTTATCTATGGAGAATAA
- a CDS encoding CAP domain-containing protein, giving the protein MDKKLTKSMVVTGLAATTVLSAATTQQVKAEEATKRMAEQAETKASKPAETPVTKEAVLAAKTESENQEELVQKAQEASQQAKEMLDEATKEETDTKELLDKATETTIQEAKDSLPALEAQISTEEANVEIAQTEVETAQTEVSKEENVVSGQESLVDMAQTAVNEAKKPIHEEEEALKQAQAAVAQAEKEVAEKTAVLKAAQTDSHTIPEKINQTTQEIREGEKNLASLEKNIQQTETALKQAESQATPTRHVDLKTATYQEFLTHLQKNGANADVKAEATKALGIYQRGQKEDGIVVGTDVNSPATLANNLKAVEVMKAINAYRKRAGLPELLVDPYANVGSQIQTRYFEKAGTHMFKYANGENVAISFSPQDAVKFWYNEKALYQKYAAQYGLPTDERQIDAYAILNKVGMGIFAQVGHYLQIVNNTVNTMSAAYDTQPNRYSNVYGTAEAAFYSVSDVNRRLANGTLMTVEDFEKALRNYAGSSTAPSPQVTALKNNLAMLKVQKTNQESTLNMKKATLRDLQSSLNNQVATTQKATAALMTAQAIFAKAKQVATEKQGKLDVARQSIQRNLAPKEKELETALKNLEQSKNQLASLKSTLAAKQKNLEQAKGNLATAKQKLEEARNYLARLEQAPLLHAKAVKALAEAQTDYDAKQALLEQESEKLIRLQTTYKQLESEYRRLHPQIIPQSQGTRVLKPAGLQNNPGRSGVQNLGNQGRALAASGLATASSQTSGAKSAPSMGQAKYANTFLPSTGGSASSIAAMGLLLGAATLAAAGLKKEER; this is encoded by the coding sequence ATGGATAAAAAACTGACAAAATCAATGGTGGTGACCGGCTTAGCTGCGACAACGGTTCTATCAGCTGCAACGACTCAGCAAGTCAAGGCAGAAGAAGCTACTAAACGAATGGCAGAACAAGCCGAAACTAAGGCTAGTAAACCAGCAGAAACACCTGTTACGAAAGAAGCAGTCTTAGCTGCAAAAACAGAATCAGAAAATCAAGAAGAGCTTGTTCAAAAAGCACAAGAAGCGAGTCAACAAGCCAAAGAAATGCTTGATGAGGCAACAAAAGAAGAAACTGATACGAAAGAATTGTTGGACAAGGCAACTGAAACAACGATTCAAGAAGCCAAAGATAGCCTTCCAGCTTTAGAAGCACAGATTTCAACGGAAGAAGCAAATGTCGAAATCGCTCAAACTGAAGTAGAAACAGCTCAAACGGAAGTCAGCAAAGAAGAGAATGTAGTAAGCGGTCAAGAGTCCCTCGTGGATATGGCTCAAACAGCAGTCAATGAAGCGAAGAAGCCAATTCACGAAGAAGAGGAGGCCTTAAAACAAGCTCAAGCTGCTGTCGCTCAGGCTGAAAAAGAAGTGGCTGAAAAAACAGCTGTTTTAAAAGCTGCTCAAACAGATAGCCATACCATTCCTGAAAAAATCAATCAAACCACTCAAGAAATCCGAGAAGGAGAGAAGAATCTGGCTAGTCTTGAGAAAAACATCCAGCAGACAGAAACAGCTTTGAAACAAGCAGAAAGTCAGGCTACTCCGACTCGGCATGTAGATTTAAAAACAGCAACTTACCAAGAATTTTTGACCCATTTACAAAAAAATGGAGCAAACGCTGATGTGAAAGCTGAAGCAACTAAGGCTCTAGGAATTTATCAACGTGGGCAAAAGGAAGATGGGATTGTAGTCGGTACAGACGTGAACAGCCCGGCAACCTTGGCCAATAATTTAAAGGCTGTTGAGGTTATGAAGGCTATCAATGCCTACCGTAAGCGAGCAGGACTTCCAGAATTATTGGTGGATCCGTACGCAAATGTTGGAAGTCAAATTCAAACGCGCTATTTTGAAAAAGCAGGAACTCATATGTTTAAGTATGCGAATGGAGAAAATGTTGCTATTTCATTCTCTCCACAGGATGCGGTTAAATTTTGGTACAATGAAAAGGCACTCTACCAAAAATATGCAGCCCAATACGGCTTACCGACAGATGAACGACAAATTGATGCGTATGCTATTTTGAACAAAGTTGGCATGGGAATTTTTGCTCAAGTAGGTCACTACTTGCAAATTGTCAATAACACTGTCAATACGATGTCTGCGGCCTATGATACGCAACCAAATCGTTACAGTAATGTTTATGGTACGGCAGAAGCAGCCTTTTACAGTGTTTCTGATGTAAATCGACGATTGGCTAATGGAACGCTTATGACGGTTGAGGACTTTGAAAAAGCGCTTCGAAATTATGCTGGTTCTTCGACAGCGCCATCCCCACAAGTCACGGCTTTGAAAAATAATTTGGCAATGTTGAAGGTTCAAAAAACCAATCAAGAATCTACACTCAATATGAAGAAAGCTACTTTAAGAGATTTGCAATCGAGCTTGAATAATCAAGTGGCGACTACCCAAAAAGCTACAGCAGCATTGATGACTGCTCAAGCTATTTTTGCAAAAGCGAAGCAAGTAGCCACTGAAAAACAAGGTAAGTTGGACGTAGCCCGCCAATCTATTCAACGGAATTTGGCTCCAAAAGAGAAAGAATTAGAAACAGCGCTTAAAAATCTGGAGCAATCTAAAAATCAATTAGCAAGTTTGAAATCAACTCTTGCTGCTAAGCAGAAAAATTTGGAGCAAGCCAAAGGGAATTTGGCAACTGCTAAACAGAAACTAGAAGAAGCTAGGAACTATCTTGCGAGATTAGAACAGGCTCCTTTACTCCATGCGAAAGCAGTGAAGGCATTGGCAGAGGCTCAGACTGACTATGATGCTAAGCAAGCCTTACTGGAACAAGAAAGTGAAAAACTTATTCGTCTTCAAACGACTTATAAACAGCTGGAGAGCGAATATCGTAGACTTCATCCACAGATTATTCCGCAAAGTCAGGGCACAAGAGTATTGAAACCAGCCGGTTTACAAAATAACCCAGGTAGATCAGGGGTTCAAAATCTAGGCAACCAAGGCCGTGCGCTTGCTGCTAGCGGTTTAGCAACAGCATCCTCTCAAACTTCAGGGGCAAAATCTGCTCCTTCCATGGGTCAAGCTAAGTATGCTAATACCTTCCTGCCATCAACTGGAGGAAGTGCAAGCTCTATCGCAGCTATGGGCTTATTGCTTGGAGCCGCTACTTTAGCTGCTGCAGGCCTAAAAAAAGAAGAGCGATAA
- the yidA gene encoding sugar-phosphatase, with protein MSIQLVAVDIDGTLLTSNREITPEVFAAVQDAKAAGVKIVIATGRPIAGVRQLLSDLQLNEAGNFVVTFNGGLVQDTVTGQEFIKETMSYEDYLDIEVQSRKLGVHMHAITKEGIFTANRNIGKYTVHESNLVQMPIFYRTPEEMHNKEIVKMMYIDEPDILDAAIAHLPAEFYERYNIVKSAPFYLEILPKTTSKGAAILHLAEKLGLTKDQVMAIGDEENDRSMLEAVGNPVVMENGNPEIKKIAKYITKSNDESGVAYAIRKWVLK; from the coding sequence ATGAGCATACAATTAGTCGCCGTTGATATTGACGGCACACTCTTAACCAGTAATCGTGAAATCACCCCAGAAGTATTTGCGGCTGTTCAGGATGCCAAAGCAGCTGGTGTCAAAATCGTCATTGCTACTGGTCGCCCAATTGCAGGAGTGAGACAACTACTATCCGACCTTCAGCTAAACGAAGCTGGCAATTTTGTGGTCACCTTCAACGGAGGACTTGTCCAAGACACCGTGACAGGTCAGGAATTTATCAAAGAAACCATGTCGTATGAAGATTATCTGGACATTGAAGTGCAAAGTCGCAAACTAGGCGTCCACATGCATGCCATCACCAAGGAGGGGATTTTTACAGCCAACCGAAATATTGGCAAATACACCGTTCATGAATCCAACCTCGTTCAGATGCCTATTTTCTATCGTACTCCCGAAGAGATGCACAACAAGGAAATTGTCAAAATGATGTATATCGACGAGCCAGACATCTTAGACGCTGCCATTGCTCATTTACCAGCTGAATTCTATGAACGCTACAACATCGTCAAATCAGCTCCTTTTTACTTGGAAATTCTCCCAAAAACAACCAGCAAAGGAGCTGCCATCCTGCATTTGGCTGAAAAATTGGGACTGACCAAAGATCAAGTCATGGCCATCGGAGATGAAGAAAATGACCGCTCCATGCTAGAAGCCGTCGGCAATCCTGTTGTCATGGAAAACGGCAATCCAGAAATCAAAAAAATCGCCAAATACATCACCAAGTCAAATGATGAATCTGGCGTGGCTTATGCCATTAGAAAGTGGGTACTCAAGTAA
- a CDS encoding peptidoglycan bridge formation glycyltransferase FemA/FemB family protein — translation MYSYKLNIPAEVHDEFAQSHPQANLLQSSSWTKIKDNWKSQRVAFYKDDEIVGVASILIQSLPLGFTIFYIPRGPIFDYENTDLLHYIVQTLKKLGKQSRALFVKFDPTIIYRIHSDQAAKTPNQHALDIIKNLQDAGADWTGLTTDLAANIQPRYQANIYAHQFHFDDLSKTMKRKIKTARQKGVEIVIGGSELVEEFARVMKKTEDRKQINLRSADYYQKLIDTYPEHSFIAVARFHIANRLTAIQEELAKLKDAETKFTEKTKEAKRLENSKAQERLTEEFIWLQDKYEKENRPDYIPIAGTLNLQFGQVSDNLYAGTDTEYGQYQGSVLVWYETVDYLFKSGYRSQNMGGLENTLDGGLYKFKIQFLPTVEELIGEFNLPTSPFYNLFNLAYKLRKKMRTKHS, via the coding sequence ATGTACAGCTATAAATTAAATATCCCAGCTGAAGTACATGACGAATTTGCACAATCTCATCCTCAAGCGAATCTTTTGCAAAGTAGCTCTTGGACCAAGATTAAGGACAATTGGAAATCGCAACGTGTAGCCTTCTACAAAGATGATGAGATTGTTGGGGTAGCTAGCATACTAATTCAATCACTTCCTCTAGGATTTACGATTTTTTATATTCCGCGCGGACCTATTTTTGATTATGAAAACACAGATTTACTTCATTATATCGTCCAAACATTAAAAAAACTGGGTAAACAATCAAGAGCGTTATTTGTTAAGTTTGACCCTACTATCATCTATCGTATTCATTCTGACCAAGCAGCTAAAACACCAAACCAGCATGCTCTAGACATTATCAAGAATCTTCAAGATGCAGGGGCGGACTGGACTGGACTAACCACCGATTTGGCCGCAAATATTCAACCACGTTACCAGGCAAATATCTATGCTCATCAGTTCCACTTTGATGACCTTTCAAAAACAATGAAACGCAAAATCAAGACAGCCCGTCAAAAGGGTGTTGAAATTGTGATAGGCGGTAGCGAATTAGTAGAAGAATTTGCTCGGGTGATGAAAAAGACTGAAGACCGGAAACAGATTAACCTAAGGAGTGCTGACTATTACCAAAAACTGATAGACACTTATCCTGAACATTCTTTTATCGCTGTTGCTCGTTTTCACATTGCCAATCGCTTAACTGCCATTCAAGAAGAACTGGCAAAACTGAAAGATGCTGAAACAAAATTTACGGAGAAAACCAAGGAAGCCAAACGTTTAGAAAATAGCAAGGCACAGGAACGGTTAACGGAGGAATTTATCTGGCTACAAGACAAGTATGAAAAGGAAAATCGCCCAGACTATATTCCAATCGCAGGCACACTAAATTTGCAATTCGGGCAAGTCTCAGATAATTTGTACGCTGGAACAGATACGGAATATGGCCAATACCAAGGATCTGTCTTAGTTTGGTATGAAACGGTTGACTATCTTTTCAAGAGCGGTTATCGTTCTCAAAATATGGGTGGGCTTGAAAATACACTGGATGGTGGATTGTATAAATTTAAAATTCAATTCTTACCAACTGTCGAAGAATTAATCGGAGAATTCAATCTACCTACTTCACCATTCTATAATCTCTTTAACCTTGCCTACAAACTCCGCAAAAAAATGCGAACCAAACATTCTTAG
- a CDS encoding aminoacyltransferase yields MTFTRITEDEFIAHANRATQRSFMQTPEMAHLLQKRGAEVEYIGYTDEKGNIQVSAVLYSLPMTGGLHMEINSGPVSTDSSYLQPFYKALQGYAKEKGALELLVKPYEIYQSFDNNGQPTTPEHKDMIATLTDIGYQFDGLQTGYPEGEPNWHYVKSLEGLTEESLLNSFSKKGKPLVKKANTFGIKIRKLTRDELSIFKEITTATSERREYRDKSLEYYQKLYDSFGENAEFMVATLNFQDYLTSIEKEHQQLLKKIEKLEQRPTTTKQQNQLRELSSQSDTFHVRKQETQLFLEKYGNTDQLLAASLFLYTPQETTYLFSGSYPEFNKFYAPALLQEYVLKESIKRGIPSYNFLGIDGLFDGSDGVLRFKQNFNGFVVRRMGTFRYYPSPLKYKLLQGIKQVLARFRK; encoded by the coding sequence ATGACGTTTACTCGTATTACAGAAGATGAATTTATTGCACATGCCAATCGTGCAACACAGCGATCGTTTATGCAAACTCCTGAAATGGCTCATCTGTTACAAAAAAGAGGGGCTGAGGTAGAGTATATCGGCTATACAGATGAAAAAGGAAATATCCAAGTATCTGCTGTCCTTTATAGCCTTCCTATGACAGGAGGACTCCACATGGAGATTAACTCAGGTCCAGTGAGTACCGATTCAAGCTATCTCCAACCTTTTTACAAGGCTTTACAGGGCTATGCCAAGGAAAAAGGAGCTTTAGAGCTCCTTGTCAAACCGTATGAAATTTACCAAAGTTTTGATAATAACGGACAACCAACAACTCCCGAACACAAGGACATGATTGCGACGCTGACAGATATCGGTTATCAGTTTGATGGACTACAAACTGGCTATCCTGAAGGAGAACCTAATTGGCACTATGTAAAAAGCTTAGAAGGATTGACAGAAGAATCACTACTCAACTCCTTTAGTAAAAAAGGGAAACCCTTAGTCAAAAAAGCCAACACCTTTGGTATCAAGATTCGTAAATTAACACGAGATGAATTATCTATCTTTAAAGAAATTACCACAGCAACCTCCGAACGGCGCGAGTACAGGGACAAATCCTTGGAGTATTACCAAAAATTATATGATAGTTTTGGTGAAAATGCTGAATTCATGGTGGCTACTCTAAACTTTCAAGACTATCTCACTTCTATCGAGAAAGAGCATCAACAATTGCTCAAAAAAATCGAAAAACTAGAACAACGCCCCACCACAACAAAACAACAAAATCAACTGCGGGAATTATCTAGCCAGTCCGACACCTTCCACGTTCGAAAACAGGAAACCCAGCTATTTCTTGAAAAATATGGCAATACAGATCAACTATTAGCTGCTAGTCTCTTTCTCTATACGCCACAAGAGACAACCTACCTCTTTAGTGGCTCCTACCCAGAATTTAATAAATTTTATGCTCCTGCTCTGTTACAGGAGTATGTCCTAAAAGAAAGTATCAAGCGAGGTATTCCTTCTTATAATTTCCTGGGTATCGATGGTCTATTTGACGGCTCCGACGGTGTCTTACGCTTCAAACAAAATTTCAATGGTTTTGTCGTTCGTCGTATGGGAACTTTCCGCTACTATCCTTCACCTCTCAAATACAAATTATTACAAGGAATAAAACAAGTTCTAGCACGATTTAGAAAATAG
- a CDS encoding ISL3 family transposase: MEQLNLITNFLKMKDKNITITNECDMGTHLELHGHLDYTAPKCPSCKGQMAKYDFQKASKIPYLETAGYPLLIRLRKRRFKCKDCGKMAVAETPIVKKNHQISVAVNQKIAQLLIEKQAMTHIAHRLSISTSTVIRKLNEFKFETDWDKLPEVMSWDEYAFKKGKMSFIAQDFDTNNIIAILDGRTQATIRNHFLRYPRQVRNRVKFITMDMFSPYYQLAKQLFPHAKIVLDRFHVVQHLSRAMNRVRTQIMNAFDRKSHEYKTLKRYWKLVQQDSRKLSDKRFYRPTFRMHLTNKEIVAKLIGYSQELREHYELYQLLLFHFQEKQADQFFGLIQDTRQTVDPIFQTVFNTFLKDKDKILNAMELPYSNAKLEATNNLIKVIKRNAFGFRNFENFKKRILIAINIKKEKTKLVLSRC; encoded by the coding sequence ATGGAACAACTAAATCTTATCACAAATTTTCTTAAAATGAAAGACAAAAATATCACGATCACTAATGAATGCGACATGGGAACACACTTAGAACTCCACGGTCACTTGGATTACACAGCCCCTAAATGCCCTTCCTGCAAGGGACAAATGGCTAAGTACGACTTCCAGAAAGCCTCTAAAATCCCCTACTTAGAAACTGCTGGCTACCCGCTACTTATCCGCCTTCGAAAGCGTCGTTTCAAATGCAAAGACTGTGGGAAAATGGCGGTCGCTGAAACTCCTATTGTTAAGAAGAACCATCAAATCTCTGTCGCTGTCAACCAGAAAATCGCACAATTACTCATCGAAAAGCAAGCAATGACACATATCGCACACAGACTCTCCATTTCTACATCTACAGTTATTCGAAAACTCAATGAGTTTAAGTTTGAAACGGATTGGGATAAGCTTCCAGAAGTCATGTCCTGGGATGAGTATGCCTTCAAGAAAGGGAAAATGAGCTTTATCGCTCAAGATTTTGACACAAATAACATCATCGCTATCCTTGATGGAAGAACGCAAGCAACCATCCGAAATCACTTTCTGAGATACCCTAGACAGGTCAGAAACCGCGTTAAATTCATCACTATGGATATGTTTAGCCCTTACTATCAACTAGCCAAACAACTTTTTCCTCATGCCAAAATCGTGCTGGATCGCTTCCACGTTGTGCAACATCTCAGCCGTGCTATGAACCGTGTCCGTACCCAAATCATGAATGCTTTTGACCGCAAATCGCATGAATACAAGACGCTCAAACGCTACTGGAAACTGGTACAACAAGATAGCCGTAAACTCAGTGATAAACGGTTTTACCGCCCGACCTTTCGGATGCATTTGACCAATAAGGAGATTGTCGCTAAACTGATAGGCTATTCTCAAGAACTGAGAGAACACTACGAGCTCTATCAACTACTGCTTTTTCACTTCCAGGAGAAGCAAGCTGACCAGTTTTTTGGACTTATCCAAGACACTCGGCAGACTGTCGACCCGATTTTCCAGACCGTATTTAATACCTTTTTGAAGGACAAGGATAAGATTCTCAACGCCATGGAATTGCCTTACTCAAATGCCAAACTTGAGGCGACGAATAATCTCATCAAAGTCATCAAGCGTAATGCCTTTGGATTTCGGAACTTTGAAAACTTCAAAAAGCGGATTTTGATTGCCATCAACATCAAAAAAGAGAAGACCAAGCTGGTCCTCTCTAGATGTTAG
- the pepT gene encoding peptidase T, with protein MKYENLLERFLTYVQVNTRSDETSSTTPSTQSQVEFAQNILIPEMKQVGLENIYYLPNGFAIGTLPANDPRLTRKIGFISHMDTADFNAEGVNPQIIQNYDGADIRLGESGYTLSPSDFPNLSNYKGQTLVTTDGTTLLGADDKSGIAEIMTAIEYLHQHPEIKHCEIRVGFGPDEEIGVGADKFDAEDFDVDFAYTVDGGPLGELQYETFSAASAELTFKGRNVHPGTAKDQMINALQLAIDFHAQLPADDRPEKTEGYQGFYHLMKIEGTVEEAKASYIIRDFETPAFEERKALMEAIAHQMNQEFGSERVLLTLADQYYNMKQVIEKDMTPVTIAKEVMESLEIQPIIEPIRGGTDGSKISFMGIPTPNIFAGGENMHGRFEYVSLETMEKAVDVIVGIASFQR; from the coding sequence ATGAAATATGAAAATCTACTCGAGCGTTTTTTGACCTATGTTCAGGTCAATACCCGTTCTGATGAAACATCAAGCACAACGCCAAGCACGCAAAGTCAGGTAGAGTTTGCCCAAAATATCTTAATTCCTGAGATGAAACAGGTAGGATTAGAAAATATCTACTACCTACCAAACGGTTTTGCCATTGGAACTTTGCCAGCCAACGATCCCCGTTTAACTCGGAAAATCGGTTTTATCTCTCACATGGACACAGCCGATTTTAATGCGGAAGGCGTCAACCCGCAAATCATCCAAAACTATGATGGAGCAGACATTCGTCTAGGAGAATCTGGATATACCTTGAGCCCATCTGACTTCCCTAACCTATCCAACTACAAAGGCCAAACCCTTGTCACTACTGATGGAACGACTCTCCTCGGTGCTGATGATAAATCAGGGATTGCAGAGATTATGACCGCTATCGAATACCTCCACCAACATCCTGAGATCAAACACTGTGAAATTCGTGTCGGCTTTGGGCCAGATGAGGAAATCGGCGTTGGAGCAGATAAATTTGATGCTGAGGATTTTGATGTTGATTTTGCGTATACCGTTGACGGCGGGCCACTTGGTGAGCTCCAATATGAAACTTTTAGTGCTGCCAGTGCTGAATTGACCTTCAAGGGGCGCAATGTTCACCCAGGCACTGCTAAGGATCAAATGATTAATGCCCTGCAATTAGCCATCGATTTCCACGCTCAATTACCAGCAGATGATCGTCCTGAAAAAACAGAGGGCTACCAAGGTTTCTATCACCTCATGAAAATAGAGGGAACGGTCGAAGAAGCTAAGGCAAGCTACATCATCCGTGATTTTGAAACACCAGCTTTTGAAGAGAGAAAAGCCCTGATGGAAGCCATCGCCCACCAAATGAACCAAGAGTTCGGAAGCGAGCGCGTTCTTCTCACCCTTGCAGATCAATATTACAATATGAAACAAGTCATTGAAAAAGATATGACTCCTGTCACAATTGCCAAAGAAGTGATGGAATCCCTTGAAATCCAACCTATTATCGAGCCGATTCGTGGGGGAACTGATGGATCCAAGATTTCCTTTATGGGCATTCCAACGCCAAATATCTTTGCTGGTGGCGAAAACATGCACGGTCGTTTTGAATATGTCAGTTTAGAAACCATGGAAAAAGCTGTCGATGTCATTGTCGGAATTGCTTCATTCCAAAGATAG